A single Phragmites australis chromosome 4, lpPhrAust1.1, whole genome shotgun sequence DNA region contains:
- the LOC133916041 gene encoding cytochrome P450 709B2-like — MGAVQLAALLALLLALWRLAWRPRAVARAFARQGIRGPPYRFLAGSLTEAKRLLMAGRRGVAPLDAGCHDIMPVLLPQFHRWVADHGRTFLFWIGPIPAVFSTDLQLIKQVLTDRTGLYQKDFLIPVLKFLFGNGVILINGDDWKRHRKVVLPAFNHEKLKSMSAVTAEVTEQMMQQWRDQMQQNGDKESAETVDMTHAFNDLTTKINGRVAFGTSHQEVEEVVVLMREMQKLATAAMLDPPILWYLPTRRNLHVRRLNKLLRSKIMAIMQARLAAKGDKCGGGGYGDDLLGLLLEAWTPERQGSGETLTTHEVVDECKTFFAAGQETTATLLIWAMFLLAVHPQWQDKVREEVLREFCCGGDDGKVPNAEILAKLKLLHMVVLETSRLYPPIVYIQRRAASDVVLTDIKVPQGTVISIPIGMLHRDKEVWGPDADEFNPMRFENGLAGAARDPKALLSFSLGPRVCTGQNYGVIQVQIVMAMMLRKFSFSLSPKYVHKPKYLLSLTPKLGMPLILRNLDG; from the exons ATGGGGGCCGTGCAGCTGGCCGCACTCCTGGCGCTGCTGCTCGCGCTGTGGCGTCTCGCCTGGCGGCCGCGCGCCGTGGCGCGGGCGTTCGCGAGGCAGGGAATCCGGGGCCCGCCCTACAGGTTCCTGGCCGGGTCCTTGACGGAGGCGAAGAGGCTGCTCATGGCCGGCCGGAGAGGGGTGGCGCCCCTGGATGCCGGCTGCCACGACATCATGCCCGTCCTGTTGCCGCAGTTCCACAGATGGGTCGCTGACCATG GGAGAACATTTCTGTTCTGGATTGGGCCAATCCCTGCAGTCTTCTCTACTGATCTACAACTGATCAAGCAAGTGCTCACGGACAGGACGGGCTTGTATCAGAAGGATTTCTTGATCCCCGTTTTGAAATTCCTCTTCGGCAACGGGGTCATATTGATAAACGGAGATGATTGGAAACGGCACCGGAAAGTGGTCCTTCCGGCTTTCAACCATGAGAAGCTCAAG AGCATGTCGGCGGTGACGGCAGAGGTCACAGAACAGATGATGCAACAATGGCGCGACCAGATGCAGCaaaacggcgacaaggaatcaGCTGAAACAGTAGACATGACCCACGCCTTCAACGACCTGACCACAAAGATCAACGGCCGCGTCGCCTTCGGCACAAGCCACCAGGAAGTCGAGGAGGTCGTCGTCTTGATGCGGGAGATGCAGAAGCTTGCCACCGCGGCCATGCTAGATCCCCCGATACTCTG GTATCTACCAACTCGGCGCAACTTGCACGTGCGACGTCTGAATAAACTGCTGAGGAGCAAGATCATGGCGATCATGCAAGCGCGACTAGCCGCCAAGGGAGACAagtgtggcggcggcggctacggGGACGACTTGCTCGGGCTATTACTAGAGGCGTGGACACCGGAGCGGCAAGGGAGCGGCGAGACGCTGACAACCCATGAGGTGGTCGACGAGTGCAAGACCTTCTTCGCCGCGGGGCAGGAAACCACCGCCACACTCCTCATCTGGGCCATGTTCCTGCTCGCCGTGCACCCGCAATGGCAGGACAAGGTCAGGGAGGAGGTCCTCCGAGAATTCTGCTGCGGTGGGGACGACGGCAAGGTTCCCAACGCTGAAATTCTCGCCAAACTGAAGCTG CTTCACATGGTTGTGCTCGAGACATCGCGGCTCTACCCCCCGATCGTGTACATACAACGGCGGGCCGCCTCGGACGTCGTCCTCACAGACATCAAGGTGCCCCAGGGGACTGTGATATCAATCCCCATCGGTATGCTGCACCGGGACAAGGAGGTCTGGGGCCCCGACGCCGACGAGTTCAACCCCATGAGGTTCGAGAACGGCCTCGCGGGAGCAGCCAGGGATCCGAAGGCACTGCTATCTTTCTCTCTGGGTCCGAGAGTATGCACTGGCCAGAACTACGGGGTCATACAAGTACAGATTGTTATGGCAATGATGCTCAGGAAGTTCTCCTTTTCCCTCTCCCCAAAATACGTCCACAAGCCGAAGTATCTCCTCTCCTTGACTCCCAAGCTTGGGATGCCTCTCATACTTAGGAACCTAGATGGGTGA
- the LOC133916043 gene encoding cytochrome P450 709B2-like: protein MAFLVPLALVALLVVAITWLWDYTIMRLVWRPYTIAKEFGEQGIHGPPYKFIKGCNENIKIMKEEEDSLVLDVHDHNYLSRIAPHYVKWRAQYGEPFLYWFGPKPRICIFDYDLARQVLSSKSGHFEKNDAPPTLVAAIGKGLALLDGLDWVRHRRVINPAFAMDRLKMMTETMLACAQSMVKEMENQASQNKNGEIEVDFNKEFRELTADVISHTVFGRSHKLGKEVFQTQHDLVAINMASLLDVQIPGLKYLPTERNKLKWMLEKKLRSSLLQIIQPRLASTSSDCGNDLLGLMLDTCMAAKQGGKEGGPSLSIDEIIHECKMFFFAGHDTTSLLLTWTVFLLSVYPEWQERLRKEVLRELGREYPSADALSKLKEMTMVLLETLRLYCPPLFMQRKTVTDMTVGAIKLPKGTAIVIPIPIMHRDKEVWGDNANEFNPLRFQNGITRAAKVPHALLAFSIGPRSCIGQNFAMLEAKLALVLMLQKFSFTISPKYVHAPVDLFMLKPKFGLPVILRRLDVCN from the exons ATGGCCTTCCTTGTGCCCCTGGCTCTTGTGGCTCTACTTGTAGTTGCCATCACATGGCTATGGGATTACACCATCATGCGCCTCGTATGGAGGCCTTACACCATAGCCAAGGAGTTCGGAGAACAAGGGATCCATGGACCTCCCTACAAGTTCATCAAAGGCTGCAACGAGAACATCAAGATcatgaaggaggaggaggacagtcTTGTGTTGGATGTTCACGACCACAACTACCTATCAAGGATTGCACCGCACTACGTCAAATGGAGGGCTCAGTACG GAGAACCATTTCTATACTGGTTTGGGCCAAAGCCTCGCATTTGTATCTTCGACTATGATTTGGCAAGGCAAGTTCTGTCAAGCAAGTCAGGACATTTCGAGAAGAATGATGCACCCCCGACTCTGGTGGCTGCGATCGGCAAGGGACTCGCGTTGTTGGACGGCTTAGATTGGGTGCGTCATCGTAGGGTAATCAACCCTGCTTTTGCCATGGATAGGCTCAAG ATGATGACAGAAACAATGTTGGCTTGTGCTCAAAGCATGGTCAAGGAGATGGAAAATCAAGCATCCCAAAACAAGAATGGAGAAATAGAAGTGGATTTCAACAAAGAGTTCAGAGAACTAACAGCTGATGTTATATCGCACACTGTCTTTGGAAGAAGTCACAAGTTAGGAAAGGAAGTCTTCCAGACACAACATGACCTGGTGGCAATCAACATGGCAAGTCTCCTTGATGTGCAGATACCAGGATTGAA GTATCTTCCTACTGAAAGGAATAAGCTCAAATGGATGCTTGAAAAGAAACTTAGGAGCTCACTTCTGCAAATCATACAACCACGATTAGCTTCTACCAGTAGTGACTGTGGAAATGATCTGCTCGGTCTGATGCTTGACACTTGCATGGCAGCCAAGCAAGGAGGGAAGGAAGGGGGTCCCAGCTTGAGCATCGATGAGATTATACATGAATGCAAAATGTTCTTCTTTGCTGGTCATGACACCACATCACTTCTGCTAACTTGGACAGTGTTCTTGCTCAGTGTATACCCAGAATGGCAAGAAAGGCTCCGGAAGGAGGTTTTGAGGGAATTGGGAAGGGAATATCCCAGCGCCGATGCCCTTAGCAAATTGAAAGAG ATGACAATGGTGCTCCTCGAGACCTTGCGGCTCTACTGCCCTCCTCTTTTCATGCAAAGAAAGACCGTAACTGATATGACAGTGGGAGCAATAAAACTGCCCAAAGGCACAGCAATTGTCATACCTATTCCAATTATGCACCGAGACAAGGAGGTTTGGGGTGACAATGCAAATGAATTCAATCCATTAAGATTTCAGAATGGGATCACAAGAGCAGCAAAGGTTCCACACGCCCTACTAGCATTTTCAATAGGACCAAGATCATGCATCGGTCAGAACTTTGCGATGTTGGAAGCGAAGTTGGCACTGGTCCTGATGCTCCAGAAGTTCTCGTTCACTAtttcccctaaatatgtgcatgcGCCCGTGGATCTGTTTATGCTGAAACCTAAGTTTGGTCTTCCTGTAATTCTGAGGCGGCTGGATGTATGCAACTAG